In Phaseolus vulgaris cultivar G19833 chromosome 10, P. vulgaris v2.0, whole genome shotgun sequence, a single genomic region encodes these proteins:
- the LOC137818378 gene encoding probable tRNA N6-adenosine threonylcarbamoyltransferase, mitochondrial, with amino-acid sequence MLLSLFTMASPSTLSRIKLLPKPPSLFSALTTLRRNQLPLKSSFTASSCATLSASKRHADVVVLGIETSCDDTAAAVVRSDGEILSQVVSSQADLLAKYGGVAPKMAEEAHSQVIDQVVQEALHKAYMTEKDLTAVAVTIGPGLGLCLRVGVRKARRIAGGFNLPIIGIHHMEAHALVARLIEKDLQFPFMALLISGGHNLLILARDLGQYIQLGTTIDDAIGEAYDKTAKWLGLDLRRSGGPAIEKLAKEGNAESVKFSIPMKQHKDCNFSYAGLKTQVRLAIESKKIDAQIPISSASNEDKLSRADIAASFQRIAVLHLEERCERAIQWALKMEPSIRHLVVSGGVASNQFVRARLDMVVKKNGLQLLCPPPRLCTDNGVMIAWTGIEHFRMGRYDPPPPAEEPEDFVYDIRPRWPLGEEYAEGKSEARSLRTARIHPSLTSIIQASLQQ; translated from the exons ATGCTACTCTCTCTCTTTACAATGGCGTCTCCATCAACACTTTCGCGTATAAAGCTCTTACCAAAGCCACCTTCGCTTTTCTCCGCACTCACCACTCTCCGTCGAAACCAACTTCCACTCAAATCGTCGTTTACTGCATCTTCCTGCGCAACCCTCTCTGCTTCAAAACGCCACGCCGATGTCGTCGTTTTAGGCATCGAAACTAGCTGCGACGACACCGCCGCAGCTGTC GTGAGAAGCGACGGTGAGATTCTGAGCCAAGTGGTGTCATCTCAG GCAGATCTGCTTGCAAAATACGGAGGCGTTGCCCCGAAAATGGCAGAAGAAGCTCACTCACAAGTGATAGACCAG GTTGTGCAAGAAGCCCTTCATAAAGCTTATATGACTGAGAAAGATCTCACTGCTGTTGCTGTTACTATTGGTCCTGGCTTGGGTCTCTGCCTTCGTG TGGGGGTTCGGAAAGCTCGGAGAATTGCTGGTGGATTTAATTTACCAATTATTGGCATACATCACATGGAGGCTCATGCTCTGGTTGCCAG GTTAATTGAGAAAGATTTGCAGTTTCCATTCATGGCCCTACTTATTTCAG GGGGGCACAATTTACTCATTCTTGCACGCGATCTTGGACAATACATACAACTTGGAACTACAATAGATGATGCTATTGGTGAGGCATATGACAAAACAGCAAAATGGCTTGGACTAGATTTGAGGAGAAGTGGTGGTCCTGCTATTGAGAAGCTTGCTAAGGAGGGAAATGCTGAATCAGTCAAGTTTTCT ATTCCAATGAAGCAGCACAAAGATTGCAACTTCTCCTATGCTGGTCTTAAAACCCAAGTACGGCTGGCAATTGAGTCCAAAAagat TGATGCCCAAATTCCAATCTCTTCGGCAAGTAATGAAGATAAACTGTCTCGGGCTGATATTGCTGCTTCTTTTCAG CGAATTGCTGTGTTACATCTTGAAGAAAGGTGTGAACGAGCAATACAGTGGGCATTGAAGATGGAGCCTTCTATAAGACACTTG GTTGTCTCTGGTGGTGTTGCATCAAATCAATTTGTCCGAGCCCGGCTTGATATGGTTGTGAAAAAGAATGGCCTGCAACTTTTATGCCCTCCTCCTCGGCTCTGTACTGATAATG GTGTAATGATTGCTTGGACTGGTATTGAGCATTTCCGCATGGGAAGATATGACCCTCCTCCGCCTGCCGAAGAACCCGAAGACTTTGTG TATGATATACGTCCAAGGTGGCCGCTGGGAGAAGAATATGCTGAAGGAAAAAGTGAAGCACGTTCCTTAAGAACCGCCCGAATTCATCCATCTCTTACATCTATAATTCAAGCATCATTGCAACAGTGA
- the LOC137818845 gene encoding pentatricopeptide repeat-containing protein At2g22410, mitochondrial isoform X2: MFILFVNKLRFRHPLKIPLLGLLCCLHTRSLSPFVKPINWNTSHSFVRNNPLLSLLERCQSLLQLKQIQAQMILTGLIDDSFAASRLVTFCALSESQALEYCTKILYWIREPNVFSWNVTIRGFVESGDLEGAVLLYKRMLQCGVKPDNHTCLFLLRACSFPSMNFVGYTVLGHVLKFGFEFDIFVHNASITMLLSYGELKAAYDVFNNGCARDLVTWNAMITGCARRGLANEARNLYQEMMADKVKPDGITMIGIISSCSQLQDLNLGRKFHLYVKEHGLELTIPLSNALMDMYVKCGDLLAARILFDNMAHKTLVSWTTMILGYARFGFLDVARELLYKIPENSIVPWNAIIGGCVQAKNSKEALALFHEMQIKKIKPDKVTMVNCLSACSQLGALDVGIWIHHYIKRHSISLDVVLGTALVDMYAKCGNIARALEVFQEVPQRNCLTWTAIICGLALHGNAWDAISYFSEMIRCGLRPDEITFLGILSACCHGGLVEEGRKYFSQMSFSFNITPQLKHYSCMVDLLGRAGYLEEAEELIRNMPIVADAAVWGALFFACRVHVRQKCGRRQGTQGI, from the exons ATGTTTATCCTGTTTGTCAACAAACTCAGATTCAGACACCCTTTAAAAATCCCACTTTTAGGTCTGCTTTGTTGTTTGCATACTCGTTCCTTGTCTCCTTTTGTAAAACCCATCAATTGGAACACCTCCCACAGCTTCGTTCGAAACAACCCTCTCCTTTCTCTCTTGGAAAGGTGCCAGTCCTTACTCCAGTTAAAGCAAATCCAGGCCCAGATGATCCTGACCGGCTTGATTGACGATAGCTTTGCCGCAAGTCGCCTTGTTACGTTCTGTGCTTTATCTGAATCGCAGGCCCTTGAGTATTGTACCAAGATCTTGTATTGGATCCGAGAACCAAATGTATTTTCTTGGAATGTGACAATTAGGGGATTTGTGGAAAGCGGGGACTTAGAAGGAGCTGTTTTGTTGTACAAGAGAATGTTGCAATGTGGTGTTAAACCAGATAATCATACTTGTCTTTTCTTGCTCAGGGCTTGTTCTTTCCCATCTATGAATTTTGTTGGTTATACTGTACTTGGGCATGTATTGAAGTTTGGTTTTGAATTTGATATATTTGTGCACAATGCATCAATAACTATGCTACTCTCATATGGAGAGTTGAAGGCAGCTTATGATGTGTTCAATAATGGTTGTGCGAGAGACTTGGTAACATGGAATGCCATGATTACGGGATGTGCTAGAAGAGGACTAGCTAATGAGGCTAGAAATCTCTATCAGGAAATGATGGCAGATAAAGTGAAACCAGATGGGATTACAATGATTGGGATAATTTCTTCTTGTTCTCAACTGCAGGATTTGAATCTCGGCAGAAAATTTCATCTTTATGTCAAAGAACATGGCCTTGAGTTGACAATCCCACTCAGTAATGCACTTATGGACATGTATGTCAAGTGTGGAGACCTGCTGGCAGCACGAATTCTATTTGACAACATGGCACATAAGACCCTTGTTTCATGGACTACAATGATTTTGGGATATGCCAGATTTGGTTTTCTAGATGTTGCCCGGGAGCTTTTGTATAAAATTCCAGAAAACAGTATCGTGCCTTGGAATGCAATTATTGGTGGCTGTGTCCAAGCTAAGAATAGTAAAGAGGCATTGGCTCTGTTCCATGAAATGCAAATTAAGAAAATCAAACCTGATAAAGTTACTATGGTTAACTGTTTGTCTGCATGCTCACAACTAGGAGCACTTGATGTAGGAATATGGATTCATCATTATATTAAAAGGCATAGTATTTCTCTTGATGTTGTCTTGGGCACTGCACTAGTTGACATGTATGCCAAGTGTGGAAATATTGCAAGGGCTCTCGAGGTTTTCCAAGAGGTTCCTCAAAGAAATTGTTTGACCTGGACTGCCATTATTTGTGGTTTAGCACTTCATGGGAATGCCTGGGATGCTATATCCTATTTCTCAGAAATGATCCGTTGTGGCTTGAGACCTGATGAGATCACTTTTCTTGGTATCTTATCAGCTTGTTGTCATGGAGGTTTAGTTGAAGAAGGCCGAAAATATTTTTCCCAAATGAGCTTTAGTTTTAATATAACCCCTCAGCTTAAACACTACTCGTGCATGGTGGATCTTTTAGGAAGGGCTGGTTATTTGGAGGAAGCAGAAGAGCTTATTAGAAATATGCCGATAGTAGCAGATGCTGCAGTGTGGGGTGCTTTATTCTTTGCATGTCGAGTTCATG TGAGGCAAAAATGTGGAAGGAGGCAAGGAACGCAAGGAATATAA
- the LOC137818845 gene encoding pentatricopeptide repeat-containing protein At2g22410, mitochondrial isoform X1, giving the protein MFILFVNKLRFRHPLKIPLLGLLCCLHTRSLSPFVKPINWNTSHSFVRNNPLLSLLERCQSLLQLKQIQAQMILTGLIDDSFAASRLVTFCALSESQALEYCTKILYWIREPNVFSWNVTIRGFVESGDLEGAVLLYKRMLQCGVKPDNHTCLFLLRACSFPSMNFVGYTVLGHVLKFGFEFDIFVHNASITMLLSYGELKAAYDVFNNGCARDLVTWNAMITGCARRGLANEARNLYQEMMADKVKPDGITMIGIISSCSQLQDLNLGRKFHLYVKEHGLELTIPLSNALMDMYVKCGDLLAARILFDNMAHKTLVSWTTMILGYARFGFLDVARELLYKIPENSIVPWNAIIGGCVQAKNSKEALALFHEMQIKKIKPDKVTMVNCLSACSQLGALDVGIWIHHYIKRHSISLDVVLGTALVDMYAKCGNIARALEVFQEVPQRNCLTWTAIICGLALHGNAWDAISYFSEMIRCGLRPDEITFLGILSACCHGGLVEEGRKYFSQMSFSFNITPQLKHYSCMVDLLGRAGYLEEAEELIRNMPIVADAAVWGALFFACRVHGNVLIGERAALKLLEMDPQDSGIYVLLATMYSEAKMWKEARNARNIMKERGVEKTPGCSSIEINGIVQEFLAKDVLHPQSEWIYECLVSLTKQLEFLVFTCDVPAYGDEFFS; this is encoded by the coding sequence ATGTTTATCCTGTTTGTCAACAAACTCAGATTCAGACACCCTTTAAAAATCCCACTTTTAGGTCTGCTTTGTTGTTTGCATACTCGTTCCTTGTCTCCTTTTGTAAAACCCATCAATTGGAACACCTCCCACAGCTTCGTTCGAAACAACCCTCTCCTTTCTCTCTTGGAAAGGTGCCAGTCCTTACTCCAGTTAAAGCAAATCCAGGCCCAGATGATCCTGACCGGCTTGATTGACGATAGCTTTGCCGCAAGTCGCCTTGTTACGTTCTGTGCTTTATCTGAATCGCAGGCCCTTGAGTATTGTACCAAGATCTTGTATTGGATCCGAGAACCAAATGTATTTTCTTGGAATGTGACAATTAGGGGATTTGTGGAAAGCGGGGACTTAGAAGGAGCTGTTTTGTTGTACAAGAGAATGTTGCAATGTGGTGTTAAACCAGATAATCATACTTGTCTTTTCTTGCTCAGGGCTTGTTCTTTCCCATCTATGAATTTTGTTGGTTATACTGTACTTGGGCATGTATTGAAGTTTGGTTTTGAATTTGATATATTTGTGCACAATGCATCAATAACTATGCTACTCTCATATGGAGAGTTGAAGGCAGCTTATGATGTGTTCAATAATGGTTGTGCGAGAGACTTGGTAACATGGAATGCCATGATTACGGGATGTGCTAGAAGAGGACTAGCTAATGAGGCTAGAAATCTCTATCAGGAAATGATGGCAGATAAAGTGAAACCAGATGGGATTACAATGATTGGGATAATTTCTTCTTGTTCTCAACTGCAGGATTTGAATCTCGGCAGAAAATTTCATCTTTATGTCAAAGAACATGGCCTTGAGTTGACAATCCCACTCAGTAATGCACTTATGGACATGTATGTCAAGTGTGGAGACCTGCTGGCAGCACGAATTCTATTTGACAACATGGCACATAAGACCCTTGTTTCATGGACTACAATGATTTTGGGATATGCCAGATTTGGTTTTCTAGATGTTGCCCGGGAGCTTTTGTATAAAATTCCAGAAAACAGTATCGTGCCTTGGAATGCAATTATTGGTGGCTGTGTCCAAGCTAAGAATAGTAAAGAGGCATTGGCTCTGTTCCATGAAATGCAAATTAAGAAAATCAAACCTGATAAAGTTACTATGGTTAACTGTTTGTCTGCATGCTCACAACTAGGAGCACTTGATGTAGGAATATGGATTCATCATTATATTAAAAGGCATAGTATTTCTCTTGATGTTGTCTTGGGCACTGCACTAGTTGACATGTATGCCAAGTGTGGAAATATTGCAAGGGCTCTCGAGGTTTTCCAAGAGGTTCCTCAAAGAAATTGTTTGACCTGGACTGCCATTATTTGTGGTTTAGCACTTCATGGGAATGCCTGGGATGCTATATCCTATTTCTCAGAAATGATCCGTTGTGGCTTGAGACCTGATGAGATCACTTTTCTTGGTATCTTATCAGCTTGTTGTCATGGAGGTTTAGTTGAAGAAGGCCGAAAATATTTTTCCCAAATGAGCTTTAGTTTTAATATAACCCCTCAGCTTAAACACTACTCGTGCATGGTGGATCTTTTAGGAAGGGCTGGTTATTTGGAGGAAGCAGAAGAGCTTATTAGAAATATGCCGATAGTAGCAGATGCTGCAGTGTGGGGTGCTTTATTCTTTGCATGTCGAGTTCATGGTAATGTTTTAATAGGAGAAAGGGCAGCTTTGAAACTTCTTGAGATGGATCCTCAAGATAGTGGTATTTATGTTTTGCTTGCTACTATGTACAGTGAGGCAAAAATGTGGAAGGAGGCAAGGAACGCAAGGAATATAATGAAGGAGAGAGGAGTAGAAAAGACACCTGGTTGCAGCTCAATTGAAATCAATGGCATTGTGCAAGAGTTTTTGGCGAAGGATGTCTTACATCCACAGTCTGAATGGATTTATGAATGCCTGGTTTCATTGACAAAGCAACTGGAGTTTCTTGTATTTACATGTGACGTTCCTGCTTATGGAGATGAATTTTTTTCCTAA